Proteins encoded in a region of the Mesoflavibacter profundi genome:
- a CDS encoding LEA type 2 family protein, producing MKKVLFLLTILTCFFNCTVNETPEFIGVNTIEVEDSNSKFITLKAEAEFLNPNDIGGTLKTDDLKVIINNNEISSVTTESFDVPAKDKFTIPLRAKIPTDSLFSDKNLSSILGSLLTKNMKVQYVGDIDYKIMGFSHKYHIDVIDNVKIKL from the coding sequence ATGAAGAAAGTGTTATTCTTATTAACAATATTGACTTGTTTTTTTAACTGTACGGTTAACGAAACACCAGAATTTATTGGTGTTAATACTATTGAAGTTGAAGATTCTAATTCTAAGTTTATTACGCTTAAAGCGGAAGCAGAATTTTTAAATCCTAACGATATTGGTGGAACTTTAAAAACCGATGACCTTAAGGTGATTATTAATAACAACGAAATCTCGTCTGTTACTACCGAAAGTTTTGACGTGCCTGCAAAAGATAAATTCACCATTCCTTTACGTGCAAAAATTCCAACAGATAGTTTATTTAGTGATAAAAACTTAAGCAGCATTTTAGGTAGCTTATTAACTAAAAATATGAAAGTACAGTACGTTGGTGATATTGATTATAAAATCATGGGATTTTCGCACAAATACCACATAGATGTTATTGATAACGTAAAAATCAAACTATAA
- a CDS encoding GNAT family N-acetyltransferase, which yields MSNSTIEIREIQPEDNKQMEAVIREVFIEYNLPLVGTAYADAETPKMFESYAGDKEVYFVVTVDGKVEGGGGLKPLNNVQNEVCEIQKMYFSNRLRGKGYGKKLFLKCLETAKSYGFKNAYLETIPELKEAIHIYETNGFKFLDGPLGDTGHFNCGIWMLKDL from the coding sequence GTGAGTAATTCGACTATTGAAATAAGAGAAATCCAACCAGAAGATAATAAGCAAATGGAAGCTGTAATTCGTGAAGTTTTTATAGAGTACAACTTGCCTTTAGTAGGTACAGCTTACGCAGATGCCGAAACGCCAAAAATGTTTGAATCTTACGCAGGCGATAAAGAAGTGTATTTTGTGGTTACTGTAGATGGAAAAGTTGAAGGTGGCGGCGGATTAAAACCACTTAACAATGTCCAAAACGAAGTTTGCGAAATCCAAAAAATGTATTTTTCTAATCGCTTACGCGGAAAAGGTTACGGCAAAAAACTATTTTTAAAATGCCTAGAAACTGCTAAATCTTATGGATTTAAAAACGCGTATTTAGAAACTATTCCAGAGCTTAAAGAAGCGATACATATTTACGAAACCAATGGTTTTAAGTTTTTAGATGGACCTTTAGGTGATACCGGTCATTTTAATTGTGGTATTTGGATGTTGAAAGATTTATAA
- the prmC gene encoding peptide chain release factor N(5)-glutamine methyltransferase — translation MKLKDLKYKFHEHLDAIYGKEEVQTFFFMLTEYYNAIKRLDLALNTELTIENDCVLKYESALEALKNHEPIQYIIGQTEFYGLPFYVNENTLIPRPETEELVELILSNTNANSQLENFEGNNQFNILDIGTGTGCIAISLAKQLPNANVSAIDVSAKALEIANKNAELNQVDINFIENDILKICDSELDSANKFDIIVSNPPYVRQLEKQQMQDNVLNHEPHLALFVDDENPLIFYRAITQFATKNLNPNGELYFEINEYLGKEMMSLLEEFGFKDIQLKQDLFGKDRMVKGTLRI, via the coding sequence ATGAAATTAAAAGATCTAAAATATAAATTTCATGAGCATTTAGACGCCATTTACGGTAAAGAAGAAGTGCAAACTTTTTTCTTTATGCTAACTGAATACTACAATGCTATTAAGCGACTTGATTTAGCTTTAAACACAGAGTTGACTATTGAAAATGATTGTGTTTTAAAGTATGAAAGTGCTTTAGAAGCTTTAAAAAATCATGAGCCCATACAATATATTATTGGGCAAACTGAATTTTATGGTTTGCCATTTTATGTTAATGAAAACACATTAATTCCAAGACCAGAAACTGAAGAATTGGTTGAATTAATTTTATCTAATACTAATGCTAACAGTCAACTTGAGAATTTTGAAGGTAATAACCAATTTAATATTTTAGATATTGGTACAGGAACAGGTTGTATTGCTATTAGCCTAGCAAAACAGTTACCAAATGCTAATGTGTCTGCGATAGATGTTTCTGCGAAAGCGTTAGAAATAGCAAACAAAAACGCAGAATTAAACCAAGTAGACATTAATTTTATTGAAAACGATATATTAAAAATCTGTGATTCTGAACTAGATTCAGCAAACAAATTTGATATTATCGTTTCCAATCCGCCATACGTTAGACAATTAGAAAAACAGCAAATGCAAGACAATGTGCTTAATCACGAGCCACATTTGGCTTTGTTTGTCGATGATGAAAATCCGCTAATATTTTACAGAGCAATTACGCAATTTGCGACTAAAAATTTAAATCCAAATGGCGAATTGTATTTTGAAATAAATGAATATCTTGGAAAAGAAATGATGTCGCTTTTAGAAGAATTTGGCTTTAAAGACATTCAGTTAAAGCAAGATCTTTTTGGAAAGGATAGAATGGTAAAAGGTACATTGCGTATTTGA